In Clostridiales bacterium, the sequence AGCATTTATAATTGCATTTTCTCTAACATTACACATATTTCCTACAGCTCTTTCAATATAATAATCTCTAATTCTTTCTAATTCAGATTTTTCTTCTTCTTTTTTAGCTTCCATTTGTCTAAACATATAATATAAATTCTAAAGGCAAGCCACCTCTTGCCCAAGTGTATTGTATATTTTTACTTCTTATTCATCCTAAGGTGGTAGGCTGCAGGATTCCATGAGGCAAATTTGCTAGCCCCTCATACATCTCTGCATGAGCTACCTGACTGAAGAACTTTAAGGCAACTCCACTCCTTTCATGTTTAGCTTACAGTTAAATTACATTCATAAATAAACCATGCTACCATTCAGATACTCTCAATAAGTACCAATATCCATCATCCTAAAATTATCTTATTCCACATCGTTTATTATGAATCTATCTAAAACATAATTTGAGCATCTTTGTCATTTAATCTTTCTACTTGGTCAGTAGAACTTAGTACCACTGCTCCACTTCTCATAGCAATATTCTATCTGAACTTGCCAAATGTCTTTGTATCATTCAGGAAGTTTATGGTATCTAGTGTTTATTTGACATAGTCAGTAGGCTTTTCAGCTATCTCCTATGGCTTTCAGATTCCAATTCCCATTCTCACATTCTAGCATGGTTACGAAATCCATACCTCATAACTTGTAAGCATATTGAACATATTTCTGTCTAGGATCATTTGCTTCAAATCATTTATGAACTATAGGAGTAGTATTCTCTATCACTTCTGCTGTTCCTGCTGTCTCAGTCTCACTCTCTACTACAAAGAGTGGATTTTTTTCTGAGCTTATCTGCTCAACCCTAAACCCACTTCATAATCTTTTGATTTTAGTAGGTCAGCTTGTTCCCTAAGAGCCATAATTTGCTCATCAAATTCACCACAAGGCTTTGTTATCAAATTGTATGCATCAATGCTCTCAGAATATGTAAGAGCATTAAAGCAAGCCTCTTTTTGCTTTCTTAATTCATTCATTTGATATTCTAGATCTCATATCTTTCTAGAATCTGAATCATCTGCTTTTGTCTGATTAGCATAAATAAATAATCAGAATAATCCCAATAGGATAGTTGTTGCTATAATTGCTAATTTTGTTTGTTTAGTCATGTGTAAGATTAAATTATAAAGATACTCCTGCTGTCAGATTTTTATTCTGTACTGCTAAGTCTATTTTCCTTTGTGTAAGCTGATCTATATAGAGCTTAATATGAGCAACTGTTTTCTTATCCACCTCTAACTGATCATAAGTGGAGAGAGCTTTATTCTTAGCAATAACTTCTATATCCTTATCTGAATATGAGTTACCTCACTCTTTCTTTTGCTTTTTAAGTCTGATATACTCAGCTATTCTGATCTTATCTAGGTTGGTCTCATTGTAAGCATTCATGTCATCTAGCTTGCAATATGTAGCAACTATCTCAGGCAGGAAGCTCTGGATTTCTTCAGAACTTCCACTCCTAAATAGTTTATCTGCTCTGTCTAGTATATTCTCCATTTATTCTATTTGAAAGGTAAAGGATCATTACTTTTTACAGTATTCTGATAGCATAATCTCAAATCAGTCTCCTGTTGTTTAGTCATCTTGTATTTACCTTTTATCTGTGAGATAAAGTCATCTTCATCTAGGCAGTTCTTCATGAATGTTGTACTCTTCTTAGCATTCTCAAATCGGTCTGATTTTTTCTCTTCATAGAAGCTCTGAGCATCATCATCTTCATCGGCTAGAATATTGAATATTGAAGTAAGGTTATATCTTCTTCAGTAAGTGATTACCTTTCCTAGAGCTTGTGGATCACTTATACCATCCACAATAAACTCTGAAGATACAGTCTCATTCATATCTGTAACAATAGTTTTTACTCATCATGGAATATTCATATTGAATACTACAAGTCACTCTTTGTCTAGTAGTGGCTGCAACTTATCCATGATGTTGTCTAGTGTGATGTACTTAGACTTGTAGAATGGATTTTTACCATCCTTTTTGAGAGAGATCTCTCCTTGTATCCTTGCAACTTTCTCAAAGATGTTTTCTTTTTTAGTCTCTGTCATTGTTGTTGTCTATACGATCTAAATGTTGTTTTAGCAATATATTTTCTGGATTCTTAGCTAGCTGGTATCTAAGCCAAGCTATTCTCCTAGCTTGTATTGCTTCAAGCTGTCTCTTGTGTTCGTGGCTCTCCATTTTACTTTAGCATAGAGATTAAAGATTGTACAGGATTATCTTTCACAGCTAGATACATTAGGATGGTATCATGTGTTCCCATTCAATACCTCTTATTCATTTTCAGCATTGGCTGTAAGAAGTCAGTTCAGATTTTTCAATGGTTTATAAGCCACCTTACAAATCCATATTTCTTACTGAGAGCATAGGAATCAAATGTATCTCTCTCAAATGCTACTGTATGGGCATTAGCCACTCGTAAATGTCATTTGTACTCTCTCCATCGTGGAGTCTCTTCAATAATTGCTCATTCTTCTCTCTCTTCTTCTGTGAGTCAATCATCTACAGTCTCCCATCTGGAATCTTCATACTCATTCAAGAGTTCTAGTAATTTTTCCATGTTTAGTCTGTTAAACGATCTAAAATGTTGTTTAGAATCTCAATATTCACTCTGTCTCCATTTTTTCTCCTTTTGTTTATCTCTGCTGCCGCAGATTCTCTAAGAGTTGTATCACTGATCTGGAGTAGTGCATTGTCTACACTGTCTACACTCCTTACTTCAACTCTCTTAATGGAGCTGATAGCAACCAGATCATTACCTAGATTGATAAACTTCAGATTACTGTTAAGAACTTTCTCTAAGTCTTTCATTGATAGTGTGGTAGGATAAGCCTTATCATCATATGTGTAGATGTAGCTTAGTTCTTCATAAAGTTTGATGTCATTCATTGTTTAGATGGTAGGAATTGAAATAACTTTTGGAGTTCGTTGTTTGATTCTATCCATGATTACTGCATAGTAAGGAACTCCATCCCTGTTCTTTTTATTGAGCTTAGCTACTGATAGGATCTGTTTACTCCAGAAATCATCGTGTGGTAGATATTCTAGAATGAGCTGTAGATTCTGAAATCAGATTTTTTTGATAACTTTTTCGGCTTCCTGTATTTGTGTATCAATGTATTTTTCTTTTCATTGTTTATCTATTTGATACTTTATAGATGTATATGTTATGTTATTATCTATATATGATGTTATTATATTTAGTAATATACTATTACTATATATAAACCCTCAACTTTCTTCGTGTACCTCGTTTAGCCAATTCGTGTCTGTGATTTTAAGTGTGGGACACTCTTTTTTTAAGTGTGGGACAGACTTATTTTTAAGAGTGGGACAGTCTATAATTAAGTGTGGGACACTCTTATTTATAGTGTGGGACAGTCTATTTTGTTTTCACTGCATTTTTGCTGATCTTCTTTTATTCGGATCTAGCAACTCTCCCAACTCTTCAACCACAACCTTTTTATCAATGGAATAGATAACTGCTGCTCATAACATTTTTAACATCTCATCAATATCCTTAGATCTAGCTAGCTCAATAACTTCATCTGGGATACGAACTCTCATTTTGTTTTACTCTTGTAATGTAAAGTCAGCTTTCTTTAGAGGATTACCTATAGGTCTCAGTCATTCTCCAATGACATACTTTGTCCTGTAGAATCATCCCCCCTGCTTTACAATCTCATGAATAGATCCATCTGTGTCTATTCAGTAATAGTTCTTTCCATTTCATTTGCTGATTAGTTTCATGCTTTTTCATGGGTAAGAAAAATAAAAGACTGTTTTTAAGATGTCAGTATCTATGAGCAGTCTTTTAAGTTCTCATGCTAGAGGTCTACAAAAAAGGACTCACTCATATATGCTGTAGGGGGTAATCGTTCCTACAGCAAATATGAATAAGTCCAACATTTGCTGTGATTACCCTGAATGTTTGGTCTTTCTGTGAGGTAGAGCCTTATGTTGTGTGTGGAGAACATAAAGAAAAACCAACCATGTCTCTGGTTGGTTTTAAGTAAGTTGCCATGACTTAGTGCCTCCTGATCTAAGTAGATAGCCAACTTGTATTTCTTGCTGGGTTTTCTTTAACTTAGATAACTTACTTATTTAATCTGGGTAGATTTTTCTACCAACCTTTGACAGTGAAATTATATACAAAAAAAATTATTTTGCAAGTTTTTTATGACTTTTTTCAAAATTAAG encodes:
- a CDS encoding ERF family protein; protein product: MTETKKENIFEKVARIQGEISLKKDGKNPFYKSKYITLDNIMDKLQPLLDKE